The Microbacterium sp. SORGH_AS_0862 genome has a segment encoding these proteins:
- a CDS encoding MATE family efflux transporter, giving the protein MSTSLTTGSPWRVILLFSVPLLIGNVVQQLYQVVDAIVVGRELGVDALAAVGATGSLLFLLIGFAWGLTSGFAIPTAQAFGAGDAAAVRRSVATGALLTAATSAVLTVGAPLVSRPLLQLLQTPPELLDNATIFAQVSFLGAAATMFFNYLAATIRAIGDARTPLVFLTVACLLNAGLVVLTVGPLGWGVAGAAVATVVSQAVSVLLCLAYVRRRVPILHLSRTDWRITRADIALHLRLGLPMGFQASIIAIGTLAVQVRLNELGADAVAAYTAAARVDGLAVALLQSLGLAVSMFVAQNFGGGRPDRIRAGVRQASWLAVGGAVALGGLLIAFGAPIVRLFVGDTAPQVVDLAALNLVINGASYTFLGILFVLRGALQGLSHTVIPTVTGVIELVMRVGAAIALGAAFGFAGVAFSNPLAWLGAVAVLIPAYVRAHRRLARDPISRGEHVSPETTPIPVVGPTNGSMVVDAIVTRPIPIIPTRTRGRLLRSRRH; this is encoded by the coding sequence ATGTCCACCTCACTCACCACCGGCAGTCCCTGGCGCGTCATCCTCCTCTTCTCCGTCCCCCTGCTCATCGGCAACGTGGTCCAGCAGCTGTACCAGGTGGTCGATGCGATCGTGGTCGGACGCGAGCTTGGCGTGGACGCGCTCGCCGCCGTCGGTGCGACGGGCAGTCTGCTCTTCCTGCTCATCGGGTTCGCGTGGGGATTGACCTCGGGCTTCGCCATTCCCACCGCGCAGGCGTTCGGAGCCGGCGATGCAGCCGCGGTCCGACGTTCCGTCGCCACCGGCGCTCTGCTGACCGCGGCGACCAGCGCCGTGCTCACCGTCGGTGCGCCGCTGGTGTCGCGCCCCCTGCTCCAGCTCCTGCAGACTCCCCCGGAGCTCCTCGACAACGCCACCATCTTCGCGCAGGTGAGCTTCCTGGGAGCCGCGGCGACGATGTTCTTCAACTACCTCGCGGCCACCATCCGCGCCATCGGCGACGCACGCACGCCGCTCGTGTTCCTCACCGTCGCGTGCCTCCTGAACGCCGGGCTCGTCGTGCTCACCGTGGGCCCTCTCGGCTGGGGCGTCGCGGGCGCAGCGGTCGCGACCGTCGTGTCACAGGCCGTGTCGGTCCTGCTGTGTCTGGCGTACGTGCGCCGTCGCGTGCCGATCCTGCATCTGAGCCGAACGGACTGGCGGATCACCCGCGCCGACATCGCCCTGCACCTGCGGCTCGGGCTGCCCATGGGATTCCAGGCCTCGATCATCGCCATCGGCACGCTGGCGGTGCAGGTGCGGCTCAACGAGCTGGGCGCGGATGCCGTCGCCGCGTACACCGCAGCGGCCCGCGTCGACGGACTCGCCGTCGCACTGCTGCAGTCCCTCGGGCTGGCGGTGTCCATGTTCGTCGCACAGAACTTCGGCGGCGGCCGTCCTGACCGCATCCGCGCAGGTGTGCGCCAAGCGTCCTGGCTCGCCGTCGGCGGAGCCGTCGCGCTCGGCGGCCTGCTCATCGCGTTCGGCGCACCCATCGTGCGCCTGTTCGTGGGAGACACCGCGCCGCAGGTCGTCGATCTCGCCGCGCTCAACCTCGTGATCAACGGCGCGAGCTACACGTTCCTCGGCATCCTGTTCGTCCTGCGCGGTGCACTCCAGGGCCTGAGCCACACCGTGATCCCCACCGTCACGGGGGTGATCGAACTCGTGATGCGGGTGGGCGCCGCGATCGCCCTCGGCGCCGCGTTCGGGTTCGCCGGTGTCGCCTTCAGCAACCCGCTCGCCTGGCTCGGAGCCGTGGCCGTCCTGATCCCGGCGTATGTGCGCGCCCACCGCCGCCTGGCCCGCGATCCCATCTCGCGCGGGGAGCACGTCTCCCCCGAGACCACGCCCATCCCCGTCGTGGGCCCGACCAACGGCTCCATGGTCGTTGACGCGATCGTCACGCGTCCGATCCCGATCATCCCCACCCGTACGCGGGGGCGACTGCTGCGCTCGCGCCGCCACTGA
- the deoC gene encoding deoxyribose-phosphate aldolase yields MTENIAPYVDHTLLKPEATTADVEATIAEAAALGAYSVCLSPSVLPVSIPDGLKLAVVVGFPSGKHHSQIKAAEAALAASEGADEIDMVIDVGAAIEGRYDAVESDIRAVREAAPAPVVLKVIIESAALSDEAIVAVSEAAERAGADFVKTSTGFHPSGGATVHAVELMKQTVGDRLEVKASGGIRTRADAEAMIAAGATRLGLSSTRAVVEGSVASGSY; encoded by the coding sequence ATGACCGAGAACATCGCCCCTTACGTCGACCACACGCTGCTCAAGCCCGAAGCCACCACGGCGGATGTCGAGGCGACGATCGCGGAGGCTGCGGCGCTCGGCGCCTACAGCGTGTGCCTGTCTCCCTCGGTCCTCCCGGTCAGCATCCCCGACGGGCTGAAGCTCGCCGTGGTCGTCGGCTTCCCCAGTGGCAAGCACCATTCGCAGATCAAGGCGGCCGAGGCCGCACTGGCCGCATCCGAGGGCGCAGACGAGATCGACATGGTGATCGACGTCGGTGCCGCGATCGAGGGGCGTTACGACGCGGTCGAGTCCGACATCCGCGCGGTCCGCGAGGCCGCCCCGGCGCCGGTCGTGCTCAAGGTCATCATCGAGTCGGCCGCGCTGAGCGATGAGGCGATCGTGGCGGTCTCGGAGGCCGCAGAGCGCGCGGGGGCCGACTTCGTGAAGACGTCGACGGGCTTCCACCCCTCCGGCGGCGCCACGGTGCACGCGGTGGAGTTGATGAAGCAGACCGTGGGGGACCGGCTGGAGGTCAAGGCCTCGGGCGGGATCCGCACACGCGCGGACGCCGAGGCGATGATCGCCGCGGGCGCGACGCGCCTCGGTCTCTCGAGCACGCGCGCCGTCGTGGAGGGTTCGGTCGCGTCGGGCTCGTACTGA
- a CDS encoding aldo/keto reductase: protein MAEHHADHRAEAKRENAGRIPSIALNSGHDIPQLGYGVFKVDPAQTERFVSEALELGYRHIDTAAIYGNEEGVGRAIAASGIPRDELFVTTKLWNDRQAGSQPKQALEESLTKLGLDHVDLYLVHWPAPANDNYVHAWEKLVAFNEAGLARSIGVSNHLVEHLERLVAATGKVPAVNQIELHPAYQQREVVAWAKDNGVHIEAWGPLGQGKYDLFGTPAIHDAAASHGKTPAQVVLRWHLQVGNIVFPKTVNRDRMAENLDLFDFELSDDEVAAITALDPGDGSGRVGTHPNDLN, encoded by the coding sequence ATGGCAGAACATCACGCAGATCACCGCGCCGAAGCGAAGCGGGAGAACGCGGGGCGTATCCCCTCGATCGCCCTCAACTCTGGTCACGACATCCCGCAGCTCGGGTACGGCGTCTTCAAAGTCGACCCCGCTCAGACCGAGAGATTCGTCTCCGAAGCCCTCGAACTCGGATACCGGCACATCGACACCGCCGCGATCTACGGCAATGAGGAAGGTGTCGGACGTGCCATCGCCGCCAGCGGTATCCCGCGCGACGAGTTGTTCGTCACGACGAAGCTCTGGAACGACCGGCAGGCCGGCTCGCAGCCGAAGCAGGCACTGGAGGAGAGCCTCACCAAGCTCGGTCTCGACCACGTCGATCTGTACCTGGTGCACTGGCCCGCGCCGGCGAACGACAACTACGTGCACGCGTGGGAGAAGCTCGTCGCGTTCAACGAAGCCGGACTCGCCCGTTCCATCGGCGTCTCCAACCACCTCGTGGAGCACCTCGAACGACTCGTCGCGGCGACCGGCAAGGTGCCCGCCGTCAATCAGATCGAGCTGCACCCCGCGTACCAGCAGCGCGAGGTCGTCGCCTGGGCTAAGGACAACGGGGTGCACATCGAAGCGTGGGGGCCGCTGGGGCAGGGCAAGTACGACCTTTTCGGCACCCCCGCGATCCACGATGCCGCGGCATCCCACGGCAAGACGCCCGCTCAGGTCGTCCTGCGCTGGCACCTGCAGGTCGGCAACATCGTGTTCCCGAAGACGGTCAATCGCGATCGGATGGCGGAGAACCTCGATCTGTTCGACTTCGAGCTCTCCGACGATGAGGTCGCCGCGATCACGGCACTCGACCCGGGTGACGGATCCGGCCGTGTCGGGACGCATCCGAACGACCTGAACTGA
- the msrA gene encoding peptide-methionine (S)-S-oxide reductase MsrA — MTTDNGTITQIPGTETAVLAGGCFWGMEDLIRRQPGVLDTRVGYTGGQNDHATYRNHPGHAEAVEIVFDPAKTTYRDILAFFFQIHDPSTLNRQGNDIGTSYRSAIFPLSEQQKEVARDTIADVDASGLWPGKAVTTIEQAGPFWEAEPEHQDYLQRIPNGYTCHFPRRGWVLPRRESAATQA, encoded by the coding sequence ATGACCACCGACAACGGAACCATCACGCAGATCCCCGGCACCGAGACCGCCGTACTCGCGGGCGGGTGCTTCTGGGGCATGGAGGACCTCATCCGTCGTCAGCCTGGCGTTCTCGACACACGCGTCGGTTACACCGGCGGGCAGAACGATCACGCGACCTACCGCAACCACCCCGGTCACGCGGAGGCCGTCGAGATCGTCTTCGACCCCGCCAAGACGACCTATCGCGACATCCTCGCGTTCTTCTTCCAGATCCATGACCCGTCGACCCTGAACCGTCAGGGCAACGACATCGGCACGAGCTACCGCTCGGCCATCTTCCCCCTCAGCGAGCAGCAGAAGGAGGTGGCCCGCGACACCATCGCGGATGTGGACGCCTCGGGTCTGTGGCCCGGGAAGGCCGTGACGACGATCGAGCAGGCCGGCCCGTTCTGGGAGGCGGAGCCTGAGCACCAGGACTATCTGCAGCGCATCCCGAACGGATACACCTGCCACTTCCCTCGCCGCGGCTGGGTCCTCCCGCGCCGGGAGAGCGCCGCGACGCAGGCCTGA
- a CDS encoding CoA pyrophosphatase: protein MRGGNGSGGARAELAALARDAGGFRVAELPAPAPTDRAAAVLMLFGVLDVLPAARAAADEAVSADLDVLLLSRAATLRAHPGQMAFPGGRLEAGDDGPVAAALREAREETGLDPAGVEVLGVLPALPLAFSQHVVTPVLAWWRSPSPVSVVDVAESAAVFRAPVADLLDPARRGVTVVRRDGREWRGPAFVVHDAADEFLVWGFTALLLDAVFDRLGWTEPWDRSREFALPM from the coding sequence ATGAGAGGTGGGAACGGGTCGGGAGGCGCGCGAGCCGAGCTCGCCGCGCTCGCGCGCGACGCGGGCGGCTTCCGAGTGGCGGAGCTTCCGGCGCCGGCGCCGACGGATCGGGCGGCGGCCGTGCTCATGCTGTTCGGTGTGCTCGATGTGCTCCCCGCGGCCCGCGCCGCGGCAGACGAGGCGGTGTCGGCCGACCTCGATGTACTGCTGCTGTCGCGGGCGGCGACGCTGCGCGCGCATCCCGGCCAGATGGCATTCCCCGGAGGCCGCCTCGAGGCAGGCGACGACGGCCCCGTCGCCGCGGCACTGCGCGAGGCGCGGGAGGAGACCGGTCTGGATCCCGCGGGCGTCGAGGTCCTCGGCGTTCTTCCGGCCCTGCCGCTCGCGTTCTCGCAACACGTCGTCACGCCCGTGCTCGCCTGGTGGCGCAGTCCCTCACCGGTGAGCGTGGTGGACGTCGCCGAGTCGGCGGCAGTCTTCCGGGCTCCGGTCGCGGACCTTCTGGATCCCGCTCGTCGGGGCGTCACGGTCGTCCGACGCGATGGACGAGAGTGGCGCGGACCCGCGTTCGTGGTGCACGACGCCGCGGACGAGTTTCTCGTCTGGGGCTTCACCGCTCTGTTGCTGGACGCCGTCTTCGATCGCCTCGGGTGGACGGAGCCGTGGGATCGGTCGCGCGAATTCGCTCTGCCGATGTGA
- a CDS encoding DUF3054 domain-containing protein, translating into MLSRARGRVLFAVAADVLLVTVFCVIGRASHDESPLQGLLLTAWPFLGALVAGWGIALAWRRPFAVLRTGVPVWVVTVAGAMLLRMLSGQGTAPAFIVVASIALGVLLVGWRAVAAMLLRKPGRSATTAADENMKA; encoded by the coding sequence GTGCTCAGCCGTGCCCGTGGACGCGTCCTCTTCGCTGTCGCGGCGGATGTCCTTCTGGTGACCGTCTTCTGCGTCATCGGGCGCGCGAGTCACGACGAGTCGCCGCTGCAGGGTCTGCTTCTCACGGCGTGGCCTTTCCTGGGCGCACTCGTCGCCGGTTGGGGGATCGCGCTCGCCTGGCGTCGGCCGTTTGCCGTGCTCCGCACGGGGGTGCCCGTCTGGGTCGTGACCGTGGCCGGCGCGATGTTGCTGCGGATGCTGTCGGGTCAGGGGACGGCGCCCGCCTTCATCGTCGTGGCGTCCATCGCCCTCGGCGTGCTGCTGGTGGGCTGGCGCGCGGTGGCGGCGATGCTGCTGCGCAAGCCCGGCCGATCCGCGACGACCGCCGCGGATGAGAACATGAAGGCATGA
- a CDS encoding FBP domain-containing protein produces the protein MNPLDDARIRASFVNASLRERKAVLLPPTLETVSWDDLDYFGWRDPKQPKMGYAVAEVEGGPVGVILREADSRPRTRAQCAWCNDVELPNDVVLFVARRAGDAGRRGDTVGTLVCAGFECSRNVRRLPPSAYLGFDREPARQRRIDALRENVTAFLRDVRGAA, from the coding sequence ATGAACCCTTTGGACGATGCCCGCATCCGGGCCAGTTTCGTCAACGCATCCCTGCGCGAACGTAAAGCCGTTCTTCTCCCGCCGACTCTCGAGACGGTCTCGTGGGACGACCTGGACTACTTCGGCTGGCGCGATCCCAAGCAGCCGAAGATGGGCTACGCCGTCGCCGAGGTCGAGGGCGGGCCCGTTGGCGTGATCCTGCGCGAGGCAGACAGCCGTCCTCGCACGCGCGCCCAATGCGCGTGGTGCAACGACGTCGAGCTGCCGAACGACGTCGTGCTCTTCGTCGCCCGCCGCGCGGGCGACGCCGGTCGCCGTGGCGACACGGTGGGAACGCTCGTCTGCGCCGGCTTCGAGTGCTCGCGCAACGTCCGTCGCCTGCCGCCGTCCGCCTACCTCGGTTTCGACCGGGAGCCGGCGCGGCAGCGACGCATCGACGCCCTCCGCGAGAACGTCACGGCTTTCCTGCGCGACGTACGGGGCGCCGCCTGA
- a CDS encoding GNAT family N-acetyltransferase: MSLPLDLPDGAQLRAARPGDEPGILARIHDLARYENEPDAVANSVEALTEALFGDEPRVSAHVVERAGDIVGIAIWFLTYSTWTGRHGIWLEDLFVAESERGRSFGRALIGSLAALCVDRGYTRLEWTVLDWNASAIAFYRSLDAAPMAEWTTQRLTGEALRRLGAG, from the coding sequence ATGTCGCTGCCTCTGGATCTGCCCGACGGCGCGCAGCTGCGCGCCGCCCGCCCGGGAGACGAACCCGGGATCCTCGCTCGGATCCACGATCTCGCGCGCTATGAGAACGAGCCGGATGCGGTGGCGAACTCCGTGGAGGCGCTCACGGAGGCGCTCTTCGGGGACGAGCCGCGCGTCTCGGCGCACGTCGTGGAACGTGCCGGCGACATCGTCGGCATAGCGATCTGGTTCCTCACCTACTCCACGTGGACCGGCCGGCACGGGATCTGGTTGGAAGACCTCTTCGTCGCCGAGTCGGAGCGCGGGCGGAGCTTCGGCCGAGCGTTGATCGGATCGTTGGCCGCGCTCTGCGTCGATCGCGGGTACACCCGTCTGGAGTGGACGGTGCTGGACTGGAACGCGTCCGCGATCGCGTTCTACCGCTCGCTGGATGCGGCCCCGATGGCGGAGTGGACGACGCAGCGCCTCACGGGAGAAGCGCTGCGTCGCCTGGGCGCGGGCTGA
- a CDS encoding isocitrate lyase/phosphoenolpyruvate mutase family protein, with protein MTTETPSSTIAERATRLRELHAASEILRVVNVWDVVSARAVLALPETRALATAGHSIAATFGYDDGTIPLETTLDMVSRIVRVAGDIPVSADLDDGYESPGDTVRRAIGVGVVGANVEDRLRPLEEAVARVAAITAAADAEGVPFALNARTDAFVRAGGRPVEDSIADAIERGRAYLDAGADVVFVPGILDAAVARRLVEGIGERKVSVIGLPSALTAGEYEALGVARISYGPTTQRVALTALQDVAKELYADGSIPASTRALN; from the coding sequence ATGACCACCGAGACTCCGTCGTCGACCATCGCCGAGCGCGCGACCAGGCTCCGCGAGCTGCATGCCGCATCCGAGATCCTGCGTGTCGTGAACGTGTGGGACGTCGTTTCGGCGCGGGCGGTGCTCGCCCTGCCCGAGACCCGCGCGCTCGCCACGGCCGGGCATTCGATCGCAGCGACGTTCGGCTATGACGACGGCACCATCCCGCTGGAGACGACGCTCGACATGGTCTCGCGGATCGTTCGAGTGGCCGGTGACATTCCCGTGAGCGCAGATCTCGACGACGGTTACGAGAGTCCGGGAGACACCGTTCGTCGCGCCATCGGCGTGGGCGTCGTGGGAGCCAACGTCGAGGACAGGTTGCGGCCGCTCGAAGAGGCCGTCGCGCGTGTCGCTGCGATCACGGCGGCGGCGGATGCGGAAGGCGTGCCGTTCGCCCTGAATGCCCGTACCGACGCGTTCGTCCGGGCGGGCGGGCGCCCCGTCGAGGACTCCATCGCCGATGCGATCGAGCGCGGCCGCGCCTACCTCGACGCCGGCGCCGACGTGGTGTTCGTCCCCGGCATCCTGGACGCCGCGGTCGCCCGCCGTCTCGTCGAAGGTATCGGGGAGCGGAAGGTGAGCGTCATCGGGCTTCCCAGCGCGCTGACGGCGGGTGAATACGAGGCGCTGGGCGTCGCGCGTATCTCCTACGGACCCACCACGCAACGCGTCGCGCTCACCGCGCTCCAGGATGTCGCCAAAGAGCTCTACGCCGACGGATCCATCCCCGCCTCGACCCGCGCGCTGAACTGA
- the rpsA gene encoding 30S ribosomal protein S1, translating to MTTATTAPATKQVAINDIGSAEDFLAAVEKTLKFFNDGDLIEGTVVKIDRDEVLLDVGYKTEGVIPSRELSIKHDVDPNEVVNVGDHVEALVLQKEDKEGRLILSKKRAQYERAWGDVEKIKENDGVVTGQVIEVVKGGLIVDIGLRGFLPASLIELRRVRDLTPYLGQELEAKILELDKNRNNVVLSRRALLEQTQSESRSNFLNNLHKGQVRKGTVSSIVNFGAFVDLGGVDGLVHVSELSWKHIEHASEVVEVGQEVTVEILEVDLDRERVSLSLKATQEDPWQVFARTHAIGQVTPGKVTKLVPFGAFVRVADGIEGLVHISELSGKHVELAEQVVSVGEEVFVKVIDIDLERRRISLSLKQANESVDPYGTEFDPALYGMVTEYDENGEYKYPEGFDPETNAWKEGFDAQREAWEQEYAAAQGRWEAHKAAVIKAQEAEANNVGTVEASGSSSYSSESGPAGTLADDEALAALREKLSGR from the coding sequence ATGACTACCGCAACGACCGCCCCGGCCACCAAGCAGGTCGCGATCAACGACATCGGATCTGCCGAGGACTTCCTGGCCGCGGTCGAGAAGACCCTGAAGTTCTTCAACGACGGCGACCTCATCGAGGGCACCGTGGTGAAGATCGACCGCGACGAGGTCCTCCTCGACGTCGGGTACAAGACCGAGGGCGTCATCCCCTCGCGTGAGCTCTCCATCAAGCACGACGTGGACCCCAACGAGGTCGTCAACGTCGGCGACCACGTCGAGGCCCTGGTTCTCCAGAAGGAGGACAAGGAAGGTCGCCTCATCCTGTCGAAGAAGCGTGCGCAGTACGAGCGCGCGTGGGGCGATGTGGAGAAGATCAAGGAGAACGACGGCGTCGTCACCGGTCAGGTGATCGAGGTCGTCAAGGGTGGCCTCATCGTCGACATCGGCCTGCGCGGCTTCCTGCCCGCATCGCTCATCGAGCTGCGCCGCGTCCGCGACCTCACCCCGTACCTCGGTCAGGAGCTCGAGGCCAAGATCCTCGAACTCGACAAGAACCGCAACAACGTGGTCCTGTCCCGTCGCGCTCTGCTCGAGCAGACGCAGTCGGAGTCGCGCTCCAACTTCCTCAACAACCTGCACAAGGGTCAGGTCCGCAAGGGCACGGTCTCGTCGATCGTCAACTTCGGTGCGTTCGTCGACCTGGGCGGCGTGGACGGCCTCGTGCACGTCTCCGAGCTCTCCTGGAAGCACATCGAGCACGCCTCCGAGGTCGTCGAGGTGGGCCAGGAGGTCACGGTCGAGATCCTCGAGGTCGACCTCGACCGCGAGCGCGTCTCGCTGTCGCTGAAGGCGACCCAGGAGGACCCGTGGCAGGTCTTCGCGCGTACCCACGCCATCGGCCAGGTCACGCCGGGCAAGGTCACCAAGCTCGTTCCGTTCGGCGCGTTCGTCCGCGTCGCAGACGGCATCGAGGGCCTGGTGCACATCTCCGAGCTGTCGGGCAAGCACGTCGAGCTGGCCGAGCAGGTCGTGTCGGTGGGCGAAGAGGTCTTCGTCAAGGTCATCGACATCGATCTCGAGCGTCGTCGTATCTCGCTCTCGCTCAAGCAGGCGAACGAGTCGGTCGACCCCTACGGCACCGAGTTCGACCCGGCCCTCTACGGCATGGTCACGGAGTACGACGAGAACGGCGAGTACAAGTACCCCGAGGGCTTCGACCCCGAGACCAACGCCTGGAAGGAAGGCTTCGACGCTCAGCGCGAGGCTTGGGAGCAGGAGTACGCCGCTGCTCAGGGTCGCTGGGAAGCTCACAAGGCTGCCGTCATCAAGGCTCAGGAGGCGGAGGCCAACAACGTCGGCACCGTCGAGGCCAGCGGTTCGTCCTCCTACTCGAGCGAGTCGGGCCCCGCGGGCACCCTCGCCGACGACGAGGCTCTCGCGGCTCTGCGCGAGAAGCTGTCGGGTCGTTGA